The Metallosphaera hakonensis JCM 8857 = DSM 7519 genome includes the window TATGGTAGGAACCTTTTCCAGCTCGGACGGATATGTGACCTTATCTCCAGGGACCCTCATCAATGAGGGAGATATGGTAGAGGTGTTCGTGAAGAGCATCGATAAGAGACCCTTAGTCCTGGGGGAAGAACATCCTGCCCTAAGGGGATTGGACCTCAGGAAAATCTTGCTGGGGACCGTTCCCGCATGTGCCGCCTTAAAATATAACGTGGGGGACGTTCTAATCGTGAGCGATTTGCTGTGCAACAAAGTTAAGGACTCCCTTGAGATTAAACGGTGGATACTCGAAAGCGGTGAGGGTGACAATATAGGTTACCACGAGTGGATAGGAATGAGTAAACTCGTTAGTGATCCTGCAGTTAAATTGAAATCGCCATCCACTGCAAAACTTTTCCTGGGTAAGGGAAAGGTTATAGCACCAGAAGGATATATTCAGGGAACCAGACTAACTCAAGAGACCCTCAGGGTAGTTATCAGGAATAAGGATCTGCAATTCTTGCAAGGAATATTTTCGGAAAATACCTAGTTAGAAAAGCCTTTTACTTCTATACAATATCTGTCGAGTATGCGTTCAGTGAGAGCCATAGCTTTCTCATCCTCTGCTAATCTTGGGGCAGGTTACGACATTCTTTCGATGGCCCATATGGCCTTTAGCGATACCGTATACGCAGAAATAGTGAGCAGAGGAGAAAGGAAAGTTATCATAGAGTCTGAATCGGCTTTACCTGTGGATCCGGATAGGAATGCAGCCGGGGCTCCAGCTAAGGCAGTACTATCTGAATTTGGTCTAGACTACGTGATCAAGATCAGGGTAATTAAGGGTATACCTTTCGGACTAGGGCTTGGTAGCAGCGGAGCGTCGGCGGTTGCATCGGTAGCTGCATTGAACAAATTACTCGATCTCAATTTGTCCTTAGAGGATATAGTTAGGTTTGCAGTATTAGGTGAGAAGGCAGTAAGTGGTTCCCCTCATCCAGATAATGTCGCCGCTAGTACCTTTGGAGGAGTAGTGGCAGTGACTTCACATAATCCCATAAAGGTTTCGAAAATCCCAGTGAACCTAGACTTCAGGGTAGCACTCGTCATCCCTAGGGTAAACACCGGTGAGGGTAAGACAAAGAAGGCTAGAGAACTAGTACCACAGATGATAGAGATTTCGAAAATGGTCGAGAATTCAAGGTATCTATCGTCCTTCATATTGGGCCTGACCCAAGGCAACAGGGAGCTGGTCAAATATGGACTAAACGATAGTATCGTGGAAAAATCTAGGGAACCCATGTATCCCCATTATCCAAAAATAAGGGAGATAGCCCTGAAACACGATGCGGTAGGTGTGTGCGTAAGTGGGGCAGGACCTACAACGTTGCTATTGTACGACAACAAGACGGACCTTGAGTCAATAAAGAGAGAGGTCAGCCATACCTGTGAGCAGTTTGGCTTCATTTGCCAATTGGTTTCCACAGAGATAGGTGGGGGTGTGAGAGTTGAGGGACTCAACTAAATCAGTGAAGGAATCGATTGATCCCACTACCGGGGCAATAACCACTCCAATATATCAAACGTCGGCTTTTCTCTATCCGGAGGGAGAGAAATATAGATACTCTAGAGAGGTAAATCCTACTGTCTTGGAACTCGGAAAGAAGATAGCTGAACTTGAGGAAGCAGAGGCAGGATTAGCGTTTTCTTCAGGTATGGGGGCTATCTCGACTACTCTATTGACCCTACTTAGACCCGGTAAAAGGCTTTTAGTACACTTGGATATGTTTGGGAGGAGTCTCAGATTCGCAAAGGACTACCTAACGTCCTGGGGCGTAAAGGTCGATGTGTCTCCACCCAAAGATAAGGACATGATGGAGATGCTCGGCAAAGGGTATGACGTTGTTATGATTGAGAGCATAACGAATCCGCTTCTTAGGGTCATTGATGTAGAGAGTATTGGAAAGATTTGCGCAGAGACAGGTACAACGTTATTAGTGGATTCGACTTTTGCAACCCCCATAAACCAGAAACCTCTGCTGTATAACGCCTCATTAGTTATCCATAGTGCCTCTAAGTTCCTAGCTGGGCATAACGATGTAATAACTGGTCTCATTGCAGGTAAGGGCGTACTTGTTAGAGAAATAGACCAAATGAGAAGGACTTTGGGTACGTCCCTTGACCCGCATCCCGCATACCTCACCATAAGGGGAATGAAGACCCTTAAAATAAGAATGGATGTAATAAATAGGAATGCCTTGGAGATCGCAGAGTTCCTTGAGAGCCATCCCAAGGTTTCTAAGGTGTATTATCCAGGACTGAAGAGTCACGAGAGTCACAGCGTGGCCAGAAAGGTTCTAAAGGGCTATGGTGGAGTTGTAAGTTTCGAAGTTAAGGGAGGCAGCGAGCAAGCGTTAAAGGTAATGAAGTCCACTTCGGTCATAATACCTGCCCAGAGCCTGGGTGGAGTAAACTCTCTAATCTCCCACCCTGCTACCATGAGTCATAGAACACTTTCGCCAGAGGAGAGAAAAGCCTCAGGGATTACGGATTCTCTTTTGAGACTGTCGGTAGGTATAGAGGACGTAGAGGACCTTATCGAAGATCTAGACAAAGCCTTAGAGAAAATATAGATATCCAGATATCCAGTTCTCGTATCACCGGTTGATGGATTTTATGGGAAGATTTATTTCCTCGTTTCAAGAGGGATAAAAAGCCATACCTAGCCTACAGCCGCGGAACCACGGCAGAGTGAAGCTAGGGCCTCCTCTTATTTCTTTGGAGAGGAGTCAGACTTAATCTTTAGAAGGAAGTCCTTAATCGTAGACATGTCATCGATAGCGTGTGGTTCGTCCGTCCTAATCCACATTATTCCCCCAGCAGCGTCTACAACTTCCCCATGTAATTTGAGGTCCTTTAACTTCTCTTTCCAGTTAAAGGGAATTTTGGAAATTACCAGTACGTAGAGCTCTCCAGTATTTCTTAGGTGTATCTTTCCCCAGAACAAGTCTTGTACCTTATATTCGGCTTCCTTGGCGAAGGGCTCTTTTCCAGGCCTCTCGGAAACTTCTCTCCAAGCTCCCATCTCTCCACCAATTTTACTTATTTCTATCATGTTATTCCCCTCTCCTCCAAGGCCTTCATGGCTATTTTGCTCAAACCTAGTTCCTTAGGGCTAATTCCGAAGGAGATAGCTAAGAGTTGCGTAACATACATAGTTGGTAAAGTCCAGCTAGTCTTAAACTCCTCCATAACCTTGAACTGGGTCACGTCTAATTGAAGATGACACAGGCTACATGGATGGATCATGATATCAGCCCCAGCGGTCCTAGCTGAAGATAGTACGTTGTAGGCTAGTTTCAATCCTCCCTTAGGATTACTCCCCATCAATGGGAAACCACAACATGCAGTGGCCATTGGAAACCTCACTGGGGTTGCGCCAGTGGCGGAAACTAGATCTTCCAGGCTATGGGGTTTGTACGCGGACTCGAAACCCATGATCTGTTCAGGCCTTAGCATTTGACATCCGTAGTAGGTCCCAACTTTAAGCTGAGATAGGGGCCTGGTAACGTGAGACTTTATCTTCTCAACCCCTACGTCTCTGACCAAAACCCACACTATATGTTCCGCGTCCACGGTGCCCTTGTATTCTATTGAGGCCTCCTTTAATCTGCTATCAACTTCTTTTCTCAATTCCTTGTTCTCCTTGTAATTATTGACTGCAAGCCTGTGACTTTGTAGGCAAACGCTACACGGAGTTGCCATCTTGCTAAGTCCCATCTTCTCCACCTTCGAGAGATTCCTAAGATTGAGCGACGCGTGGGCTTTCTCGTCGTATTCGTCTAGGAAGCCCCCTCCGCAACAGTTCCAATCCTCTACTTCAACGAGCTCTAAACCTAGAACCTCTGCTACCTTTTTAGTAGCTATATCCACGTCCTTTGAGAGACCGTGGGTGGCGCATCCAGGATAATAGGCTACTTTCATTCCTTTTCACCCATTAATTTCTGAATCTGAGCAATTTCACTTACCTTCTTCTCCTTAATTAATGCGAAACTCATTTTTCCGTTTCTCATTGTATACAACATATCAGTTATTGCGGTTGCAAGACCATATGTGGTAAGGTAAACCTTAGCCTCCTCTAATTTTCCTGTGTCTCTTATGCTCTCGTAAATTGCCCTGACGTGCTTTTCACCGGTTTTAACTACTTCCGTTTTGTCCTTTAGGAACCTTGTTTGGGCCCTAGTCTTCTTTATGGTGGTCACTGGTTCCACGTCCCTTGGACAGACGTTAAAGCACTGGTAACAGTAAGTGCACCTCCACGCGCTATCTCCTAGGATTTTCAACCTTTCATCGTAGATAGTATCCCTGGGATCTGCGAGGAACCTATAACCCTTAGCGTGAGCTGCGGGTCCTAGAAACTTGGAATCTATCCTGACAGCTGGGCAAGATGAAACGCAAAGACCGCACCATATACATTGGGCAAACTTCCATAACTCCTTTTGATCCTCAGGCCTTAGTCTGCTCTCAGCGTTTCCTTTCAAGACCTCCTCGCTAGGATAAAGTCTGGGCTTGACTGTAAACATCCGGGCATAGAAATCATCCATGTCAACTATTAGATCCTTTTCGACTTTGAAGAAGTCCATGGGTTCCACTGTTATTTGGTTCGATCCGTATTTCTTGACCATGTCTAAGGCCAAGGTTTTACACGCCAACCTGGGCTCTCCGTTAATTTTCATTGCGCAGCTTCCGCAAACTGCCATGTGACAAGAGGCCCTGTAGGCAATGGTCGGATCTTGCTCGGTCTTCACTCTTCGCAAGACCTCTGTCATTTGTGTGAACCTATCGACCGAGAGCTTGTATTCGCTCCAGTACTCTCCCTTCTCCTGGTTGTACCTCTTTACCTTTATGACAACTTCCGTTTGTTCCAAGTTAGATTGTTCCTGGACCATCTTAGTACACCCTCGCCTCTGGTTGCCATCTAGTCAATGTAACGGGCTTGTAACCGATCTCAACTTGATTTCCCTTCAGATAGGCTATAGTATGCTTGAGCCAGTTCTTGTCGTCCCTCTCGGGATAGTCCGTCCTAAAGTGAGCTCCCCTAGATTCTGTTCTAACCAGGGCAGCTTTGGATATCACCACTGCCAAGTCCATCATATTCCTTAACTCCAATGCATTGAAGAACTCGGTATTGTAGACCTTGCTCTTGTCGGTAACGTACATTTCCTTGACTTGGGTCCTCATCTTCTCCACTTCTGAAAGCCCAGACTTAAGCAAGTCTTCGTTCCTGAAAATCCCCACATCGTCCCACATGACCTGACGAAGTTTATTTTGAATCTCACCGAAGTGGATTCCCGACTCACTCTTCACAAAGGAATAAGCCTGTTCCAAGAGTTTCTCTGCTTCTCCTTCTAAGGTAGTTGAAGTTGACTCATTGTGAGTCCTTAAATACTCTACCACAGTCCTCCCTGTCTCCCTACCAAAAACCAGAGTTTCAAGAAGAGAATTGGAACCTAGTCTATTAGCTCCGTGGACTGACACGCAAGCAGCCTCTCCTGCAGCAAAGAGCCCCTGAAGATCTCCGTTAGTCCCAGTTATATCCACATCTACGCCTCCCATATAGTAGTGCTGTGCTGGTCTCACTGGAATGGGTTCCTTAGTCGCATCAACTCCCGCAAAATTCATCGCTGCTTCGTAAGCTAGCGCTAGTCTCTCCTTGATGTAACTCTCGCCTAAGTGAGTCAAGTCTAGTCCTACGTAATTTCCTGGGAACCCTCTACCCTCTCTTATCTCAATGATAATGGACCTTGAAGCAATGTCCCTAGGAGCTAGATCCAGTTTTTTAGGAGCGTACCTGGCCATGAATCTCTCTCCCTTATTATTTCTAAGAATGCCGCCCTCCCCCCTGGCTGCCTCACTGATAAGAATATCCGAAGGATATAGGGCAGTGGGATGGAACTGAACGAACTCTGGGTCCTTGAGTGCTGCTCCGGCTCTTAATGCCATGGCATATCCATCCCCAGTGTTTATGTACGCGTTTGTTGTGTGAGCGTACAACATTCCCATGCCGCCTGTAGCCAACACCACGGCCTTAGCCTTAAAGAGGGATGGTTCCATTGACTTCATTTCCATGGCCAATACGCCGGCAACTCTCTTCTCATCTAGGACTAGATCCAATGCGAACCACTCGTTGAAGAAATCAACCGAAAGTCCTGAAACTCTCTCAAACAGGGTATGAAGTAGAGCCATTCCAGTCTTATCTCCCACGAACCTTGTTCTAGGATAGGTTTGCCCGCCAAAATATCTCAGGGCCACTCTGCCGTCAGGTTGTCTATTGAATAATGTCCCCCATCTTTCCATTATCTCGACTATCTCTCCCGATTTTTGAGATAGAAGCTCGGCCGCGTCCTGATCAACTAGGTAGTCCCCTCCCTTT containing:
- a CDS encoding succinate dehydrogenase/fumarate reductase iron-sulfur subunit, producing the protein MVQEQSNLEQTEVVIKVKRYNQEKGEYWSEYKLSVDRFTQMTEVLRRVKTEQDPTIAYRASCHMAVCGSCAMKINGEPRLACKTLALDMVKKYGSNQITVEPMDFFKVEKDLIVDMDDFYARMFTVKPRLYPSEEVLKGNAESRLRPEDQKELWKFAQCIWCGLCVSSCPAVRIDSKFLGPAAHAKGYRFLADPRDTIYDERLKILGDSAWRCTYCYQCFNVCPRDVEPVTTIKKTRAQTRFLKDKTEVVKTGEKHVRAIYESIRDTGKLEEAKVYLTTYGLATAITDMLYTMRNGKMSFALIKEKKVSEIAQIQKLMGEKE
- a CDS encoding CoB--CoM heterodisulfide reductase iron-sulfur subunit B family protein; protein product: MKVAYYPGCATHGLSKDVDIATKKVAEVLGLELVEVEDWNCCGGGFLDEYDEKAHASLNLRNLSKVEKMGLSKMATPCSVCLQSHRLAVNNYKENKELRKEVDSRLKEASIEYKGTVDAEHIVWVLVRDVGVEKIKSHVTRPLSQLKVGTYYGCQMLRPEQIMGFESAYKPHSLEDLVSATGATPVRFPMATACCGFPLMGSNPKGGLKLAYNVLSSARTAGADIMIHPCSLCHLQLDVTQFKVMEEFKTSWTLPTMYVTQLLAISFGISPKELGLSKIAMKALEERGIT
- a CDS encoding PLP-dependent transferase, with protein sequence MRDSTKSVKESIDPTTGAITTPIYQTSAFLYPEGEKYRYSREVNPTVLELGKKIAELEEAEAGLAFSSGMGAISTTLLTLLRPGKRLLVHLDMFGRSLRFAKDYLTSWGVKVDVSPPKDKDMMEMLGKGYDVVMIESITNPLLRVIDVESIGKICAETGTTLLVDSTFATPINQKPLLYNASLVIHSASKFLAGHNDVITGLIAGKGVLVREIDQMRRTLGTSLDPHPAYLTIRGMKTLKIRMDVINRNALEIAEFLESHPKVSKVYYPGLKSHESHSVARKVLKGYGGVVSFEVKGGSEQALKVMKSTSVIIPAQSLGGVNSLISHPATMSHRTLSPEERKASGITDSLLRLSVGIEDVEDLIEDLDKALEKI
- a CDS encoding homoserine kinase — translated: MRSVRAIAFSSSANLGAGYDILSMAHMAFSDTVYAEIVSRGERKVIIESESALPVDPDRNAAGAPAKAVLSEFGLDYVIKIRVIKGIPFGLGLGSSGASAVASVAALNKLLDLNLSLEDIVRFAVLGEKAVSGSPHPDNVAASTFGGVVAVTSHNPIKVSKIPVNLDFRVALVIPRVNTGEGKTKKARELVPQMIEISKMVENSRYLSSFILGLTQGNRELVKYGLNDSIVEKSREPMYPHYPKIREIALKHDAVGVCVSGAGPTTLLLYDNKTDLESIKREVSHTCEQFGFICQLVSTEIGGGVRVEGLN
- a CDS encoding succinate dehydrogenase flavoprotein subunit — translated: MDKLLYDAVVLGGGLAGLMSAHEIASAGYRVAVISKVFPTRSHSSSAEGGIAAYVKGNSDPNDNPDYMTYDTVKGGDYLVDQDAAELLSQKSGEIVEIMERWGTLFNRQPDGRVALRYFGGQTYPRTRFVGDKTGMALLHTLFERVSGLSVDFFNEWFALDLVLDEKRVAGVLAMEMKSMEPSLFKAKAVVLATGGMGMLYAHTTNAYINTGDGYAMALRAGAALKDPEFVQFHPTALYPSDILISEAARGEGGILRNNKGERFMARYAPKKLDLAPRDIASRSIIIEIREGRGFPGNYVGLDLTHLGESYIKERLALAYEAAMNFAGVDATKEPIPVRPAQHYYMGGVDVDITGTNGDLQGLFAAGEAACVSVHGANRLGSNSLLETLVFGRETGRTVVEYLRTHNESTSTTLEGEAEKLLEQAYSFVKSESGIHFGEIQNKLRQVMWDDVGIFRNEDLLKSGLSEVEKMRTQVKEMYVTDKSKVYNTEFFNALELRNMMDLAVVISKAALVRTESRGAHFRTDYPERDDKNWLKHTIAYLKGNQVEIGYKPVTLTRWQPEARVY